Genomic window (Spirosoma sp. KCTC 42546):
TCGTATGATAACGCCCCAACTATACGCCTGGAAGGGGTCCAAGTGGATTAAACGAATTGAATTTCTTGATAAAAATCAGCTAGGCTTCTGGGAGGAGCGGGGCTATTCAAGTACAGCTTATCCCTGGCGGAATGACCGATATTCCTGATTTGGTTATAGGTTATTGAGTTACTGGTTATTCTAAAAGCTATGTATAACCAGTAACTCAATAACTACCTACTTACTAACTTCAGGAGCAACTCTGGTTCATTAGTTGTAATGTAATCCACATGTTGATCCAGAAACCACTGAAGGGTTGGCTGATCATTCACCGTCCAGGCATTCGTTGTCAGATGCCGTTGTTTAGCATCCTGTAGCCAGGCTTCGTTCTTTTTCAGAACAGAAAAATGGTAATCAAAACCGTTTAACCGATCTGCTTCCAATTGAGCCGGTGATTTATCTCCATTGAGGTAGGACACCTTCGCCACCGGATCCAAGGCTTTAACTTTCTTGCAGACGTCGTAATCAAAGGCAATATACTCCACCCAGGCCTGCGCTTTTAAGTGATGCACCATGGCTACGACCCGTTCCGTTAACGCCATCGACCGGCCTAGCTTAGAGGTTTTGATCTCCAGAATCAGACGAGTGCGATTCTGTTTCATGCCTTCCCGCAAGTACGCATCCAGTGTGGGTAAGGCCTCCCCGTTACTAAGTTTGAGCTTAGCCAATTCACTGGCTGGTGTTTTTTCAATCTCTATCCCCTCAATGGTTGGGTCATGATGAATAAATAAAACGGAATCGGACGACATGTGAACATCGAACTCGCTCCCCATACAACCCAGTTTGACTGCATTGTTTAAAGAGGTAAGAGAGTTTTCGGTGGTTCCGCTTTGCTTCCAGGCACCCCGGTGGGCAATAACCTGATTTCGAATGAACTGATCGTTTACCAGCCGAAATGTATCCCGTTGCGTACCCTTTTCGCCCCGACCTTCAATAATAAGATCATACCATTGCGTTGAGGATTTTGTGGCTGCTGATTTTATGGCCAGTTGATTATCCTTGTTTACACTAAAAAGAGCCGCATTTGGGCCTCGCAATGTAAATCGGGCCACTGATTCTTTTGACTGAATCGTACCAATAACCAGTTGCGTTGGCGAGTACGTATAATTCGTAAGAGACAACGCTGATTGAGCCATACTAACGGCAGCTCCAGAGAAGGCTGCGAATATCAAATTGATAACGAAAAGGAGCGTCTTATTCATAAAACGTTGTTCTGGGAACAGATGATTTATCCGTTTCTGCCTTCTTCAATAAATCCATAACACAGCATATGGCAAATGGTCATCTGGGCATCTTCAACTCGGCCATAATGCTCATCCTGAATAACAATCGACTCATGGGCGAGATCAGCTAATTGCCCACGTTTAGCACCAACAAGGGCAATGGTAGTTAATCCATTATCATTGGCCCACTGTACCGCTTTGACTACATTGGGGGAATTTCCGCTCACGCTGAGTGTCAATACCAGATCGCCGGGGCGGGCATAGTTCTGGAGCTGACGGAGGAAAATATCTTCGTAAGCGTAATCATTCCCAAGCGCTGTAATCCACGAAACACTTTCGTTGAGCGACGTGCACCGGAACCGCTTGCCCATGATGTCGGACGCACTTTTGCCAAGGTCGGTAATAAAGTGCGATACATTAGACGCACTTCCCCCATTGCCAAAGGCGAATAACTGTCGATCATCTTCCCAACATTTTTTGATAAGATTGATTAACTGTTCTACCTGATCAATGGGGATGGCTTCGTAGGCCGCTTTTTGCTGGTCGAGGTAATTTTTAAAATAAGTTTGGTTCATGGACTTAGGTAATAGGTAATTTGGGGTACAAGGATAGTACGCTATAAGTTGGCCTAAAGGCTATTGCAAATTGTATAAATTAAATAGGAGTGGTCACTAGTTCTAACGCCCCAACTGGTACGGCATCTTCGCCGAGTTTGGCTAGCAGGACAATTGGTGGTGGCTGAAATGATTTCATGACAAAGCGGGGTAAAGCCTGCCGGATTGCTGCGCGTAAAGGCTCTCCAATGAGTGAAATTCCACCGCCTAATACGATGGCATCGGGGTGGAATAGATGGACCACATGGGAGAGTCCCAGGGCAGCTACCGAGCCAATTTGCTCAATTAGCATGCGCGCAACGGGATCACTCGCTTCGTAGGCAGGGTGCAAAAAACGAGCTTCTTTGCCAACAGACCCATTAGCATGAGCTTGCTGGACGGCTAGTTTCAGCGCCGAATCATCGGGCAGTTGCGGGAGTAAGTCGCGAATCTGCTGATCAACAGCCCAGCCGGATATTGTTTGCTCAACTGTTTGCCCAGGTGTTGAATCGCCGGGTGGTACAAGCCAAAGATGACCAATTTCAGCTTCGCCAGGTAAGGCCCCGTGGTAGAGTTGGTTATCTACGATCATGCCACCACCAACGCCACTACCCAGAGTAACGTAAAACACCCGTTTAAAGCCAGTTGCAACACCTCGCCGAGCTTCTCCAAGAGCCGCAACGTTGGCATCATTCTCAATTCGTACGGTAGCTCCTGGTATTTGCTCCTGAAGCCAATTGGCCAACTCAAAGCCTGCCCATCCCGCAATTTGGTGTGACGTAGCAATCTGCCCGGTCTGCCAATTAACCGGTCCACCAAAGCCAACGCCAATTGATTGAGGGGGCTCCGGGAGTTGCCGAATCGTCGTTGCAATTTGAGAAAGAATACCGTCTGCGCCCTGAGATGGGTCAATCATAAAACGAAATCGCTGCGTAATCTGGCCGGTTATATCACCCGTAACCAATTGCAATTTCGTTCCGCCAATTTCAATACCAAGATTCATGCGGCAAAGATAGTTTGTTGTTTCAGGTTTCAATCGGGCCGCTGGTGCATTTATGAACTACCTGAAATCTGAAACAACAAACGTCTACCTTATTGATCAGCCCTTTTTCATCGTAGTCCGGCCCAGGTAGATTTCGTCGCCTTTAAGCGAAATAGTCGTGTAAAAACTGTAGCCATTTTGCACATAACGCATCATGACCTGGTTCGTTTGGCCTGATCGGGCGTAGGCTTTTGTAGCGGCTACCAGAATCTGATCGCCATTGACAATAGCCCTAACGAAAGGTACGTTGTGGGTTTTAATCTGATTCGCGTTGTATTTGTACCAGGTTTGGCCACCATCATAGGAACACTCCGTCGCTTCGTTTAGGTAGGTCTCTTTGCCATTGAAAAGGTCGCCGTGGTGCTTAAATAAACGCCATAGGCCGTGAACATAATGCTCATAGCAAGCGTAGTTCCGGTCGTTGCCAAGGCCTTTCTGGTTTGGATCAGCAGGAGAGGGTAGGTCGGGAGTTAGGTCAATCTGATCGTCCCAGAATAACACCCCGTAGGCCCCCGTAAACCAGTAAAAAATGCCCATACCCTCGGCCACGGCGGGGGGGGCAGCATGCTCTGCTTTGGCACTGTTCGGATGATCGCTCTGGGTATTGAACAGCCATTGCCAGGCAATACGTTTCTTTGGCGATAGTTTCATGTTGACTTCCTGTTCACCTAGCAACGCGGCTAACCAGTGCCGGTCGCCATCGCCCGTATGATTGGTAGAATAGTCGAAATCAGGATATACATAGTACGTACCAGGCATCTGAAAATCGGCATAATCACCAAAGGATTTACCCAGAATGTCATCGGGCATACCCCGTTGGCGACTGGTGGCTGTATGTTTGGCAGGGGTAGTCCAGAGCCACTCGGGCGCGGCTTTATAGTCTTCGGCCCGAGAATAGCCTACGCTGTTATGGAGTACGGGCGCAATGGAGCCAACCAATGTTTGCGCACTGGAATTCTCCTTGATCGTTTTGATCATGTACGTATACAAATTTGCCTGTTCCTGACGGTTGGCTACACTGGCTCC
Coding sequences:
- a CDS encoding glycerophosphodiester phosphodiesterase family protein translates to MNKTLLFVINLIFAAFSGAAVSMAQSALSLTNYTYSPTQLVIGTIQSKESVARFTLRGPNAALFSVNKDNQLAIKSAATKSSTQWYDLIIEGRGEKGTQRDTFRLVNDQFIRNQVIAHRGAWKQSGTTENSLTSLNNAVKLGCMGSEFDVHMSSDSVLFIHHDPTIEGIEIEKTPASELAKLKLSNGEALPTLDAYLREGMKQNRTRLILEIKTSKLGRSMALTERVVAMVHHLKAQAWVEYIAFDYDVCKKVKALDPVAKVSYLNGDKSPAQLEADRLNGFDYHFSVLKKNEAWLQDAKQRHLTTNAWTVNDQPTLQWFLDQHVDYITTNEPELLLKLVSR
- a CDS encoding SIS domain-containing protein, translating into MNQTYFKNYLDQQKAAYEAIPIDQVEQLINLIKKCWEDDRQLFAFGNGGSASNVSHFITDLGKSASDIMGKRFRCTSLNESVSWITALGNDYAYEDIFLRQLQNYARPGDLVLTLSVSGNSPNVVKAVQWANDNGLTTIALVGAKRGQLADLAHESIVIQDEHYGRVEDAQMTICHMLCYGFIEEGRNG
- a CDS encoding ROK family protein — protein: MNLGIEIGGTKLQLVTGDITGQITQRFRFMIDPSQGADGILSQIATTIRQLPEPPQSIGVGFGGPVNWQTGQIATSHQIAGWAGFELANWLQEQIPGATVRIENDANVAALGEARRGVATGFKRVFYVTLGSGVGGGMIVDNQLYHGALPGEAEIGHLWLVPPGDSTPGQTVEQTISGWAVDQQIRDLLPQLPDDSALKLAVQQAHANGSVGKEARFLHPAYEASDPVARMLIEQIGSVAALGLSHVVHLFHPDAIVLGGGISLIGEPLRAAIRQALPRFVMKSFQPPPIVLLAKLGEDAVPVGALELVTTPI